The following are encoded together in the Glycine max cultivar Williams 82 chromosome 8, Glycine_max_v4.0, whole genome shotgun sequence genome:
- the LOC100792055 gene encoding UDP-arabinose 4-epimerase 1: MLNFGRSRSQSRAARATTMGGMDYADSKKKGNFVGKVFLAAALTTLCIIMIKRSPSLNSPSPFSVREPGVTHVLVTGGAGYIGSHAALRLLKENYRVTIVDNLSRGNLGAVKVLQDLFPEPGRLQFIYADLGDPQSVNKIFLENKFDAVMHFAAVAYVGESTADPLKYYHNITSNTVLVLESMAKHDVKTLIYSSTCATYGEPEKMPITEETKQVPINPYGKAKKMAEEIILDLSKNSDMAVMILRYFNVIGSDPEGRLGEAPRPELREQGRISGACFDAARGIVPGLKVRGTDYKTADGTCVRDYIDVTDLVDAHVKALEKAQPSNVGIYNVGTGKGSSVKEFVEACKKATGVDIKVDYLPRRPGDYAEVYSDPSKIKRELNWVAKHTDLQQSLKVAWRWQKSHRDGYGVSNALF, from the exons ATGCTAAATTTTGGAAGGTCCAGAAGTCAGTCAAGGGCAGCCAGAGCTACAACAATGGGAG GCATGGATTATGCAGATTCAAAAAAGAAGGGCAATTTTGTTGGGAAAGTATTTCTTGCTGCTGCATTAACAACACTGTGCATAATCATGATCAAGCGATCTCCATCTTTGAATTCCCCTAGCCCG TTTTCTGTTCGTGAACCTGGGGTCACTCATGTTTTAGTAACAGGGGGTGCAGGATATATTGGTTCACATGCTGCTCTACGACTTCTGAAGGAGAACTATCGTGTCACCATAGTA GACAATCTGTCACGTGGAAATTTGGGGGCCGTCAAGGTTCTTCAAGACTTATTTCCAGAACCTGGAAGGCTTCAATTTATTTATGCTGACTTGGGAGATCCACAATCT gttaataaaatatttttggagaACAAATTTGATGCCGTGATGCACTTTGCTGCTGTTGCATATGTGGGAGAAAGCACTGCTGATCCTCTTAA GTATTATCACAATATTACATCAAACACCGTGTTGGTATTGGAGTCTATGGCTAAACATGATGTGAAGACATTGATATATTCCAGTACATGTGCAACATATGGGGAACCTGAGAAGATGCCCATTACAGAAGAAACAAAGCAG GTCCCAATAAATCCATACGGGAAAGCCAAGAAGATGGCAGAAGAGATCATTCTTGATTTATCTAAAAACTCAGACATGGCAGTAATGATTCTGAG ATACTTCAACGTGATTGGATCAGATCCTGAGGGAAGATTGGGTGAGGCTCCTAGGCCTGAACTGCGAGAGCAAGGTCGAATATCAGGTGCCTGCTTTGATGCTGCTCGTGGTATTGTACCTGGTTTGAAG GTAAGAGGAACAGACTATAAGACGGCTGATGGAACTTGTGTACGAGATTATATTGATGTAACTGACCTGGTTGATGCTCATGTAAAAGCTCTGGAAAAGGCACAACCTAGTAATGTTGGGATCTACAATGTTGGCACTGGAAAGG GTAGTTCAGTGAAGGAGTTTGTGGAAGCTTGTAAAAAGGCCACAGGGGTGGACATTAAAGTGGACTACCTTCCGCGTCGTCCAGGCGATTATGCTGAGGTGTACAGTGACccatcaaagatcaaacgtgaATTGAATTGGGTTGCTAAGCACACTGATCTTCAACAGAGTTTGAAGGTTGCATGGAGATGGCAGAAATCTCATCGTGATGGTTACGGGGTTTCAAATGCATTATTTTGA